Proteins encoded within one genomic window of Arachis ipaensis cultivar K30076 chromosome B08, Araip1.1, whole genome shotgun sequence:
- the LOC107610746 gene encoding protein FAR1-RELATED SEQUENCE 5-like — protein MKDVALWTISKVVLNHSHPCYPDQAEMLKQHRELSMFVRCTIETHEEAEIRPSKTYQSFVAAAGSHSKLGFIEKDVRNYIIREVRNISEEDDAKEFGKSRAAFDYFGDVVSFDTMYNTNRYNLVLGSFVGVNHHGQSTLLG, from the exons ATGAAGGATGTTGCTCTTTGGACAATTTCCAAAGTTGTTTTGAATCACTCACATCCTTGTTATCCAGACCAGGCTGAGATGCTTAAACAACACAGGGAGCTTAGCATGTTCGTGCGTTGCACCATTGAAACCCATGAGGAAGCCGaaatcagaccaagcaaaacttaccaatcatttgtggcAGCAGCTGGCAGCCACAGTAAACTAGGTTTTATAGAAAAAGATGTCAGAAATTACATCATAAGGGAAGTACGAAATATTTCCGAAGAAGacgatgccaaagaatttgggaa AAGCAGGGCTGCATTTGATTATTTTGGAGACGTGGTTTCATTTGACACCATGTATAACACAAACAG GTACAATTTGGTTTTAGGTTCTTTTGTTGGCGTGAATCACCATGGCCAGTCGACACTTCTTGGATGA